TCGCGGTGCTTCCGCTTGTCCATGTCGATAAAGTCAATAACGATGATGCCGCCGATATCGCGTAAGCGCAGTTGCTTGGCGATCTCGTCGGCGGCATCGAGGTTCGTCCTAAGCACGGTCTCTTCGAGCTTCGCGGCGCCCGTAAACTTCCCCGTGTTGACGTCGACTGTGGTCAGCGCTTCCGTCTGCGCGATGTTGATGTGTCCGCCGTGCGGGAGCCACACCTTGGGCTGCAGGGCCCGGTCAATCTGCTGCTCCACACCGAAAGCAGTGAAGATCGGCTGGTCGCCCTTGTATAGCTCCACACGCTTCCGCAGCTGGGGCTCGACGTTGTCGACAACATTGAGAACCTTGTCGTAGGTCACCTTGTCGTCGATTACGAAGCGGGCGGTGCTCACCGCCAGCACATCACGCACGACCTCGAACACCAGGCTCAGGTCGTCATGGATCAGCGCCGGTGCCTTCGCTTGCCGCGCCTTGCCCTCGATCGAGCGCCACAGCTTCGTGAGGAACTTTACGTCGTCCTCGAACTCCTTGCGCTGGGCTCCCTCGGCACGTGTGCGGACGATCACCCCGAACCCTTCAGGCTTCACCGACTGCGCCAAGTCTCGCAGGCGCGTACGCTCGGCCTCGTCGTCGATCTTCTTGGAGACCCCGACCCGTCCACGGCCGTCATGGGTCAGGACCAGATGCCTGCCGGGGAGGGAGATCCTCCTCGTCGCACGAGCGCCCTTCAGATCAACCGGGCCCTTCGTCACCTGAACCAGGAAGGTATCGCCGTTCTTGACGACCTCCTTGATCGGTGGGAACCCGTTCATCTTGTGGCGCATCTGCTGCCGGGTCGGCTCCTCTTCCATCGCGTCCGAGACATGAAGGAACACATTGCGCTCGATCCCACAAGTCACAAAGGCCGCATCCAGGGCAGGGACCACATTCTCTACCTGACCCAGGTAGATGTTCCCCACCACACTTCCCTCGCGCTCGTACATGATCTCCGACAGATCGCCGTCGTCCAGGATCGCTACTCGCGTCTCGCGGGGGTTCACATTTACAACGATCTCTGTTGCCACGTTATCTGATACCCTCAATGGCAGGATGCCTCTCTGCTGGCCAAAGCCCTCTCCGCCGGATGCAATCCCCGGACGGGCCGACCTGGCAACCTGCGAAGTGTCTGAGCGCTGAGGCCTGTGTCTACCTCTCGCGCTTCCCGGGGCGATACCGCCACCGGACCTGACCTGCCTTAGCACCACCATGACCCTCGGTCAGGCTCTCGATCAGAAAAGGGCTGTGCGCGTCAGCCGTTCAACCTCGCACGACCCACCACCGAGGCGCTCATGGAGCGCCTCCACAACCTCTGCCGGCTTCGCCACGTTCTCGCCGGCTATCTGCAGCCTCATTCGAAGCCGCCTGGCCTCTACGTCCACAACCTCAAGTTCGACGATTCCCGGGCGAATCTCCTGCTCACCCTCCCCGGATTTCGTCCGTCGCCATGC
The Armatimonadia bacterium DNA segment above includes these coding regions:
- a CDS encoding Rne/Rng family ribonuclease, translated to MATEIVVNVNPRETRVAILDDGDLSEIMYEREGSVVGNIYLGQVENVVPALDAAFVTCGIERNVFLHVSDAMEEEPTRQQMRHKMNGFPPIKEVVKNGDTFLVQVTKGPVDLKGARATRRISLPGRHLVLTHDGRGRVGVSKKIDDEAERTRLRDLAQSVKPEGFGVIVRTRAEGAQRKEFEDDVKFLTKLWRSIEGKARQAKAPALIHDDLSLVFEVVRDVLAVSTARFVIDDKVTYDKVLNVVDNVEPQLRKRVELYKGDQPIFTAFGVEQQIDRALQPKVWLPHGGHINIAQTEALTTVDVNTGKFTGAAKLEETVLRTNLDAADEIAKQLRLRDIGGIIVIDFIDMDKRKHRDQVLVALRNAFKDDRMRTRIMHITRLGLVEMTRKRTEESLQQKLTTHCPCCSGLGLILSPETVACRIAEELRVKAAHKEEGEEAYVVVANPRVCLSLVGPQGDAVGVLEEETGVQVYIRCDTGIHPENYEITPGAVKDIEKQHPVFKVGRRLTIQPEQFLPGGGEGLVAQIDGYLVEVPEVSGQHEGPVKARVTAAGRSYVRATPMGTKGK